In Lagopus muta isolate bLagMut1 chromosome 29, bLagMut1 primary, whole genome shotgun sequence, one genomic interval encodes:
- the TDRKH gene encoding tudor and KH domain-containing protein isoform X2, with the protein MPSERGVWAGLSGLQKVAVLLGLPAGATVLYIVYRRYREGRELHVPAIGAEELRAELRVPRAAVRAIIGRKGSTIRRQETGARMELEGEGDSEERLLLIWGSPSQVCRAKAAAHQIVVESTPVLEQLHVPQKAVGRIIGHGGETVRSICRSSGAQVQCQHQAEAMLAPTRLIQISGTQQEVDAAKKLIMEKLVEDTVFRQELAQTMVLRSHRKELLGSRREALLQPSREHGAGNGGSLPGGAAMELLWDKSEAAEKLAAVPKFEVPSPDFSFHADEHLEVYVSAAENPNHFWIQIIGERSLQLDKLISEMTQHYEGSNCVAELAAVQAGDIVAAPYADSSNWYRAQVLGMLENGNLDLYYVDFGDNGEVPREALRALRSDFLSLPFQAIECSLAGIVPVGEQWDEAALDAFERLTCCAQWKPLVAKISSYTQAGLCTWPRITLFDVRHGESLDIGAELVRLGHAALQPHEEEEAGGGFPLPATEAAVETPPRMQEDMVCTSLESLLSELPPSPSATPLTLSCISLLDESPERLRGNAEPPAPGLLLGPSTSSQPQRDDSEAQPSPGSWCPTVLGGPGAHHSVTPEVPRPIAWSGALSTSSHPSSDGNSGSVFCTDSVRYTNCVFSSSAQPGVSPFPGPVPICSGGEEEEGRTPQVLDALREAKCLPRVTALPALTALVSPPLSSAH; encoded by the exons ATGCCGTCAGAGCGGGGCGTCTGGGCCGGGCTGAGCGGCCTGCAGAAGGTGGCGGTGCTGCTGGGCCTCCCCGCCGGGGCCACTGTTCTCTACATCGTGTACCGGCGATACCGGGAGGGCCGAG AGCTGCACGTACCCGCCATTGGAGCGGAGGAACTGCGGGCGGAGCTGCGCGTCCCGCGGGCGGCGGTGAGAGCCATCATCGGCCGGAAAGGAAGCACCATCCGAAGG caggagacGGGGGCCCGCATGGAGCTGGAGGGGGAAGGTGACAGTGAGGAGAGGCTGCTGCTGATCTGGGGTTCCCCCAGCCAAGTGTGCAGAGCCAAAGCTGCCGCGCACCAGATTGTGGTGGAGAGCACGCCGGTGTTGGAGCAGCTCCACGTGCCGCAGAAAGCTGTCGGGAGGATCATCG GCCACGGCGGTGAGACGGTGCGCAGCATCTGCCGCAGCTCCGGAGCCCAggtgcagtgccagcaccaggCCGAGGCCATGCTGGCTCCGACACGGCTCATCCAGATCTCGGGGACGCAGCAGGAGGTGGATGCAGCCAAG aaactCATCATGGAGAAGCTGGTGGAGGACACAGTGTTCCGCCAGGAGCTGGCTCAGACCATGGTGCTGCGGAGCCACCGCAAGGAGCTCCTGGGCAGCCGTAGGGAAGcgttgctgcagcccagcagggaaCACGGTGCTGGGAATGGGGGCTCTCTGCCAGGGGGGGCAGccatggagctgctgtgggatAAGAGTGAGGCAGCGGAAAAGCTGGCAGCGGTGCCAAAATTTGAAG TCCCCAGTCCCGATTTTAGCTTCCACGCAGATGAGCACCTGGAGGTCTATGTCTCAGCCGCCGAAAACCCCAACCATTTCTGGATCCAGATCATTGGCGAGCGCAGCCTGCAGCTGGACAAGCTGATTTCTGAGATGACGCAGCACTACGAGGGCAGCAACTGCGTG gcagagctggcagccgTGCAGGCAGGGGACATCGTGGCTGCTCCGTATGCAGACAGCAGCAATTGGTACCGGGCCCAGGTGCTGGGCATGCTGGAGAACGGCAACTTGGACCTCTACTATGTGGATTTTGGGGACAATGGGGAGGTGCCCCGCGAGGCTCTGCGAGCGCTGCG GAGCGATTTCCTGAGCCTGCCGTTCCAGGCCATTGAGTGCAGCCTGGCTGGGATCGTGCCTGTGG GGGAGCAGTGGGATGAGGCAGCGCTGGATGCTTTTGAGCGCCTCACCTGCTGCGCCCAATGGAAGCCACTGGTGGCCAAAATCTCCAGCTACACCCAGGCCGGGCTGTGCACATGGCCACGCATCACACTGTTTGACGTCCGTCATGGCGAG AGCCTTGACATTGGGGCCGAGCTGGTGCGGCTGGGccatgctgccctgcagccccacgaggaggaggaggcaggggGTGGATTCCCACTGCCAGCGACAGAGGCTGCAGTGGAGACACCG CCCCGTATGCAGGAAGACATGGTGTGCACCTCCCTTGAGAGCCTCCTGTCTGAGCTGCCACCGAGCCCCAGCGCCACACCGCTGACCCTCTCCTGCATCAGCCTGCTGG ATGAGAGCCCCGAGCGGCTCCGGGGCAATGCAGAGCCCCCAGCCCCGGGGCTGCTGCTTGGCCCTTCCACTTCCTCACAACCTCAGAGGGACGACAGCGaggcccagcccagccccggCTCCTGGTGCCCCACAGTCCTCGGGGGCCCTGGAGCTCACCACTCTGTGACCCCTGAAGTGCCACGTCCAATCGCCTGGAGTGGAGCCCTTTCCACCAGCAGCCACCCATCCTCTGATGGGAACTCTGGTTCTGTCTTCTGCACCGACTCTGTGCGCTACACCAACTGTGTCTTCTCCAGTAGTGCCCAGCCTGGGGTCAGCCCCTTCCCCGGCCCCGTTCCCATCTGCTCTGGcggtgaggaggaggagggcagaaCCCCACAAG TGTTGGATGCACTTCGAGAAGCTAAGTGCCTGCCCCGTGTCACAGCACTCCCTGCATTGACAGCGCTGGTTTCACCACCGCTTTCATCTGCACACTGA
- the TDRKH gene encoding tudor and KH domain-containing protein isoform X6 — MPSERGVWAGLSGLQKVAVLLGLPAGATVLYIVYRRYREGRELHVPAIGAEELRAELRVPRAAVRAIIGRKGSTIRRLQQETGARMELEGEGDSEERLLLIWGSPSQVCRAKAAAHQIVVESTPVLEQLHVPQKAVGRIIGHGGETVRSICRSSGAQVQCQHQAEAMLAPTRLIQISGTQQEVDAAKKLIMEKLVEDTVFRQELAQTMVLRSHRKELLGSRREALLQPSREHGAGNGGSLPGGAAMELLWDKSEAAEKLAAVPKFEVPSPDFSFHADEHLEVYVSAAENPNHFWIQIIGERSLQLDKLISEMTQHYEGSNCVAELAAVQAGDIVAAPYADSSNWYRAQVLGMLENGNLDLYYVDFGDNGEVPREALRALRSDFLSLPFQAIECSLAGIVPVGEQWDEAALDAFERLTCCAQWKPLVAKISSYTQAGLCTWPRITLFDVRHGESLDIGAELVRLGHAALQPHEEEEAGGGFPLPATEAAVETPPRMQEDMVCTSLESLLSELPPSPSATPLTLSCISLLVPSLGSAPSPAPFPSALAVRRRRAEPHKCWMHFEKLSACPVSQHSLH, encoded by the exons ATGCCGTCAGAGCGGGGCGTCTGGGCCGGGCTGAGCGGCCTGCAGAAGGTGGCGGTGCTGCTGGGCCTCCCCGCCGGGGCCACTGTTCTCTACATCGTGTACCGGCGATACCGGGAGGGCCGAG AGCTGCACGTACCCGCCATTGGAGCGGAGGAACTGCGGGCGGAGCTGCGCGTCCCGCGGGCGGCGGTGAGAGCCATCATCGGCCGGAAAGGAAGCACCATCCGAAGG ctgcagcaggagacGGGGGCCCGCATGGAGCTGGAGGGGGAAGGTGACAGTGAGGAGAGGCTGCTGCTGATCTGGGGTTCCCCCAGCCAAGTGTGCAGAGCCAAAGCTGCCGCGCACCAGATTGTGGTGGAGAGCACGCCGGTGTTGGAGCAGCTCCACGTGCCGCAGAAAGCTGTCGGGAGGATCATCG GCCACGGCGGTGAGACGGTGCGCAGCATCTGCCGCAGCTCCGGAGCCCAggtgcagtgccagcaccaggCCGAGGCCATGCTGGCTCCGACACGGCTCATCCAGATCTCGGGGACGCAGCAGGAGGTGGATGCAGCCAAG aaactCATCATGGAGAAGCTGGTGGAGGACACAGTGTTCCGCCAGGAGCTGGCTCAGACCATGGTGCTGCGGAGCCACCGCAAGGAGCTCCTGGGCAGCCGTAGGGAAGcgttgctgcagcccagcagggaaCACGGTGCTGGGAATGGGGGCTCTCTGCCAGGGGGGGCAGccatggagctgctgtgggatAAGAGTGAGGCAGCGGAAAAGCTGGCAGCGGTGCCAAAATTTGAAG TCCCCAGTCCCGATTTTAGCTTCCACGCAGATGAGCACCTGGAGGTCTATGTCTCAGCCGCCGAAAACCCCAACCATTTCTGGATCCAGATCATTGGCGAGCGCAGCCTGCAGCTGGACAAGCTGATTTCTGAGATGACGCAGCACTACGAGGGCAGCAACTGCGTG gcagagctggcagccgTGCAGGCAGGGGACATCGTGGCTGCTCCGTATGCAGACAGCAGCAATTGGTACCGGGCCCAGGTGCTGGGCATGCTGGAGAACGGCAACTTGGACCTCTACTATGTGGATTTTGGGGACAATGGGGAGGTGCCCCGCGAGGCTCTGCGAGCGCTGCG GAGCGATTTCCTGAGCCTGCCGTTCCAGGCCATTGAGTGCAGCCTGGCTGGGATCGTGCCTGTGG GGGAGCAGTGGGATGAGGCAGCGCTGGATGCTTTTGAGCGCCTCACCTGCTGCGCCCAATGGAAGCCACTGGTGGCCAAAATCTCCAGCTACACCCAGGCCGGGCTGTGCACATGGCCACGCATCACACTGTTTGACGTCCGTCATGGCGAG AGCCTTGACATTGGGGCCGAGCTGGTGCGGCTGGGccatgctgccctgcagccccacgaggaggaggaggcaggggGTGGATTCCCACTGCCAGCGACAGAGGCTGCAGTGGAGACACCG CCCCGTATGCAGGAAGACATGGTGTGCACCTCCCTTGAGAGCCTCCTGTCTGAGCTGCCACCGAGCCCCAGCGCCACACCGCTGACCCTCTCCTGCATCAGCCTGCTGG TGCCCAGCCTGGGGTCAGCCCCTTCCCCGGCCCCGTTCCCATCTGCTCTGGcggtgaggaggaggagggcagaaCCCCACAAG TGTTGGATGCACTTCGAGAAGCTAAGTGCCTGCCCCGTGTCACAGCACTCCCTGCATTGA
- the TDRKH gene encoding tudor and KH domain-containing protein isoform X1: protein MPSERGVWAGLSGLQKVAVLLGLPAGATVLYIVYRRYREGRELHVPAIGAEELRAELRVPRAAVRAIIGRKGSTIRRLQQETGARMELEGEGDSEERLLLIWGSPSQVCRAKAAAHQIVVESTPVLEQLHVPQKAVGRIIGHGGETVRSICRSSGAQVQCQHQAEAMLAPTRLIQISGTQQEVDAAKKLIMEKLVEDTVFRQELAQTMVLRSHRKELLGSRREALLQPSREHGAGNGGSLPGGAAMELLWDKSEAAEKLAAVPKFEVPSPDFSFHADEHLEVYVSAAENPNHFWIQIIGERSLQLDKLISEMTQHYEGSNCVAELAAVQAGDIVAAPYADSSNWYRAQVLGMLENGNLDLYYVDFGDNGEVPREALRALRSDFLSLPFQAIECSLAGIVPVGEQWDEAALDAFERLTCCAQWKPLVAKISSYTQAGLCTWPRITLFDVRHGESLDIGAELVRLGHAALQPHEEEEAGGGFPLPATEAAVETPPRMQEDMVCTSLESLLSELPPSPSATPLTLSCISLLDESPERLRGNAEPPAPGLLLGPSTSSQPQRDDSEAQPSPGSWCPTVLGGPGAHHSVTPEVPRPIAWSGALSTSSHPSSDGNSGSVFCTDSVRYTNCVFSSSAQPGVSPFPGPVPICSGGEEEEGRTPQVLDALREAKCLPRVTALPALTALVSPPLSSAH from the exons ATGCCGTCAGAGCGGGGCGTCTGGGCCGGGCTGAGCGGCCTGCAGAAGGTGGCGGTGCTGCTGGGCCTCCCCGCCGGGGCCACTGTTCTCTACATCGTGTACCGGCGATACCGGGAGGGCCGAG AGCTGCACGTACCCGCCATTGGAGCGGAGGAACTGCGGGCGGAGCTGCGCGTCCCGCGGGCGGCGGTGAGAGCCATCATCGGCCGGAAAGGAAGCACCATCCGAAGG ctgcagcaggagacGGGGGCCCGCATGGAGCTGGAGGGGGAAGGTGACAGTGAGGAGAGGCTGCTGCTGATCTGGGGTTCCCCCAGCCAAGTGTGCAGAGCCAAAGCTGCCGCGCACCAGATTGTGGTGGAGAGCACGCCGGTGTTGGAGCAGCTCCACGTGCCGCAGAAAGCTGTCGGGAGGATCATCG GCCACGGCGGTGAGACGGTGCGCAGCATCTGCCGCAGCTCCGGAGCCCAggtgcagtgccagcaccaggCCGAGGCCATGCTGGCTCCGACACGGCTCATCCAGATCTCGGGGACGCAGCAGGAGGTGGATGCAGCCAAG aaactCATCATGGAGAAGCTGGTGGAGGACACAGTGTTCCGCCAGGAGCTGGCTCAGACCATGGTGCTGCGGAGCCACCGCAAGGAGCTCCTGGGCAGCCGTAGGGAAGcgttgctgcagcccagcagggaaCACGGTGCTGGGAATGGGGGCTCTCTGCCAGGGGGGGCAGccatggagctgctgtgggatAAGAGTGAGGCAGCGGAAAAGCTGGCAGCGGTGCCAAAATTTGAAG TCCCCAGTCCCGATTTTAGCTTCCACGCAGATGAGCACCTGGAGGTCTATGTCTCAGCCGCCGAAAACCCCAACCATTTCTGGATCCAGATCATTGGCGAGCGCAGCCTGCAGCTGGACAAGCTGATTTCTGAGATGACGCAGCACTACGAGGGCAGCAACTGCGTG gcagagctggcagccgTGCAGGCAGGGGACATCGTGGCTGCTCCGTATGCAGACAGCAGCAATTGGTACCGGGCCCAGGTGCTGGGCATGCTGGAGAACGGCAACTTGGACCTCTACTATGTGGATTTTGGGGACAATGGGGAGGTGCCCCGCGAGGCTCTGCGAGCGCTGCG GAGCGATTTCCTGAGCCTGCCGTTCCAGGCCATTGAGTGCAGCCTGGCTGGGATCGTGCCTGTGG GGGAGCAGTGGGATGAGGCAGCGCTGGATGCTTTTGAGCGCCTCACCTGCTGCGCCCAATGGAAGCCACTGGTGGCCAAAATCTCCAGCTACACCCAGGCCGGGCTGTGCACATGGCCACGCATCACACTGTTTGACGTCCGTCATGGCGAG AGCCTTGACATTGGGGCCGAGCTGGTGCGGCTGGGccatgctgccctgcagccccacgaggaggaggaggcaggggGTGGATTCCCACTGCCAGCGACAGAGGCTGCAGTGGAGACACCG CCCCGTATGCAGGAAGACATGGTGTGCACCTCCCTTGAGAGCCTCCTGTCTGAGCTGCCACCGAGCCCCAGCGCCACACCGCTGACCCTCTCCTGCATCAGCCTGCTGG ATGAGAGCCCCGAGCGGCTCCGGGGCAATGCAGAGCCCCCAGCCCCGGGGCTGCTGCTTGGCCCTTCCACTTCCTCACAACCTCAGAGGGACGACAGCGaggcccagcccagccccggCTCCTGGTGCCCCACAGTCCTCGGGGGCCCTGGAGCTCACCACTCTGTGACCCCTGAAGTGCCACGTCCAATCGCCTGGAGTGGAGCCCTTTCCACCAGCAGCCACCCATCCTCTGATGGGAACTCTGGTTCTGTCTTCTGCACCGACTCTGTGCGCTACACCAACTGTGTCTTCTCCAGTAGTGCCCAGCCTGGGGTCAGCCCCTTCCCCGGCCCCGTTCCCATCTGCTCTGGcggtgaggaggaggagggcagaaCCCCACAAG TGTTGGATGCACTTCGAGAAGCTAAGTGCCTGCCCCGTGTCACAGCACTCCCTGCATTGACAGCGCTGGTTTCACCACCGCTTTCATCTGCACACTGA
- the TDRKH gene encoding tudor and KH domain-containing protein isoform X8, whose product MPSERGVWAGLSGLQKVAVLLGLPAGATVLYIVYRRYREGRELHVPAIGAEELRAELRVPRAAVRAIIGRKGSTIRRLQQETGARMELEGEGDSEERLLLIWGSPSQVCRAKAAAHQIVVESTPVLEQLHVPQKAVGRIIGHGGETVRSICRSSGAQVQCQHQAEAMLAPTRLIQISGTQQEVDAAKKLIMEKLVEDTVFRQELAQTMVLRSHRKELLGSRREALLQPSREHGAGNGGSLPGGAAMELLWDKSEAAEKLAAVPKFEVPSPDFSFHADEHLEVYVSAAENPNHFWIQIIGERSLQLDKLISEMTQHYEGSNCVAELAAVQAGDIVAAPYADSSNWYRAQVLGMLENGNLDLYYVDFGDNGEVPREALRALRSDFLSLPFQAIECSLAGIVPVGEQWDEAALDAFERLTCCAQWKPLVAKISSYTQAGLCTWPRITLFDVRHGESLDIGAELVRLGHAALQPHEEEEAGGGFPLPATEAAVETPPRMQEDMVCTSLESLLSELPPSPSATPLTLSCISLLVPSLGSAPSPAPFPSALAVRRRRAEPHKAVTGSSDSAVPEWSSL is encoded by the exons ATGCCGTCAGAGCGGGGCGTCTGGGCCGGGCTGAGCGGCCTGCAGAAGGTGGCGGTGCTGCTGGGCCTCCCCGCCGGGGCCACTGTTCTCTACATCGTGTACCGGCGATACCGGGAGGGCCGAG AGCTGCACGTACCCGCCATTGGAGCGGAGGAACTGCGGGCGGAGCTGCGCGTCCCGCGGGCGGCGGTGAGAGCCATCATCGGCCGGAAAGGAAGCACCATCCGAAGG ctgcagcaggagacGGGGGCCCGCATGGAGCTGGAGGGGGAAGGTGACAGTGAGGAGAGGCTGCTGCTGATCTGGGGTTCCCCCAGCCAAGTGTGCAGAGCCAAAGCTGCCGCGCACCAGATTGTGGTGGAGAGCACGCCGGTGTTGGAGCAGCTCCACGTGCCGCAGAAAGCTGTCGGGAGGATCATCG GCCACGGCGGTGAGACGGTGCGCAGCATCTGCCGCAGCTCCGGAGCCCAggtgcagtgccagcaccaggCCGAGGCCATGCTGGCTCCGACACGGCTCATCCAGATCTCGGGGACGCAGCAGGAGGTGGATGCAGCCAAG aaactCATCATGGAGAAGCTGGTGGAGGACACAGTGTTCCGCCAGGAGCTGGCTCAGACCATGGTGCTGCGGAGCCACCGCAAGGAGCTCCTGGGCAGCCGTAGGGAAGcgttgctgcagcccagcagggaaCACGGTGCTGGGAATGGGGGCTCTCTGCCAGGGGGGGCAGccatggagctgctgtgggatAAGAGTGAGGCAGCGGAAAAGCTGGCAGCGGTGCCAAAATTTGAAG TCCCCAGTCCCGATTTTAGCTTCCACGCAGATGAGCACCTGGAGGTCTATGTCTCAGCCGCCGAAAACCCCAACCATTTCTGGATCCAGATCATTGGCGAGCGCAGCCTGCAGCTGGACAAGCTGATTTCTGAGATGACGCAGCACTACGAGGGCAGCAACTGCGTG gcagagctggcagccgTGCAGGCAGGGGACATCGTGGCTGCTCCGTATGCAGACAGCAGCAATTGGTACCGGGCCCAGGTGCTGGGCATGCTGGAGAACGGCAACTTGGACCTCTACTATGTGGATTTTGGGGACAATGGGGAGGTGCCCCGCGAGGCTCTGCGAGCGCTGCG GAGCGATTTCCTGAGCCTGCCGTTCCAGGCCATTGAGTGCAGCCTGGCTGGGATCGTGCCTGTGG GGGAGCAGTGGGATGAGGCAGCGCTGGATGCTTTTGAGCGCCTCACCTGCTGCGCCCAATGGAAGCCACTGGTGGCCAAAATCTCCAGCTACACCCAGGCCGGGCTGTGCACATGGCCACGCATCACACTGTTTGACGTCCGTCATGGCGAG AGCCTTGACATTGGGGCCGAGCTGGTGCGGCTGGGccatgctgccctgcagccccacgaggaggaggaggcaggggGTGGATTCCCACTGCCAGCGACAGAGGCTGCAGTGGAGACACCG CCCCGTATGCAGGAAGACATGGTGTGCACCTCCCTTGAGAGCCTCCTGTCTGAGCTGCCACCGAGCCCCAGCGCCACACCGCTGACCCTCTCCTGCATCAGCCTGCTGG TGCCCAGCCTGGGGTCAGCCCCTTCCCCGGCCCCGTTCCCATCTGCTCTGGcggtgaggaggaggagggcagaaCCCCACAAG GCAGTGACCGGCAGCAGTGACAGCGCAGTGCCAGAGTGGAGCTCCCTGTGA
- the TDRKH gene encoding tudor and KH domain-containing protein isoform X7, with protein sequence MPSERGVWAGLSGLQKVAVLLGLPAGATVLYIVYRRYREGRELHVPAIGAEELRAELRVPRAAVRAIIGRKGSTIRRLQQETGARMELEGEGDSEERLLLIWGSPSQVCRAKAAAHQIVVESTPVLEQLHVPQKAVGRIIGHGGETVRSICRSSGAQVQCQHQAEAMLAPTRLIQISGTQQEVDAAKKLIMEKLVEDTVFRQELAQTMVLRSHRKELLGSRREALLQPSREHGAGNGGSLPGGAAMELLWDKSEAAEKLAAVPKFEVPSPDFSFHADEHLEVYVSAAENPNHFWIQIIGERSLQLDKLISEMTQHYEGSNCVAELAAVQAGDIVAAPYADSSNWYRAQVLGMLENGNLDLYYVDFGDNGEVPREALRALRSDFLSLPFQAIECSLAGIVPVGEQWDEAALDAFERLTCCAQWKPLVAKISSYTQAGLCTWPRITLFDVRHGESLDIGAELVRLGHAALQPHEEEEAGGGFPLPATEAAVETPPRMQEDMVCTSLESLLSELPPSPSATPLTLSCISLLVVPSLGSAPSPAPFPSALAVRRRRAEPHKAVTGSSDSAVPEWSSL encoded by the exons ATGCCGTCAGAGCGGGGCGTCTGGGCCGGGCTGAGCGGCCTGCAGAAGGTGGCGGTGCTGCTGGGCCTCCCCGCCGGGGCCACTGTTCTCTACATCGTGTACCGGCGATACCGGGAGGGCCGAG AGCTGCACGTACCCGCCATTGGAGCGGAGGAACTGCGGGCGGAGCTGCGCGTCCCGCGGGCGGCGGTGAGAGCCATCATCGGCCGGAAAGGAAGCACCATCCGAAGG ctgcagcaggagacGGGGGCCCGCATGGAGCTGGAGGGGGAAGGTGACAGTGAGGAGAGGCTGCTGCTGATCTGGGGTTCCCCCAGCCAAGTGTGCAGAGCCAAAGCTGCCGCGCACCAGATTGTGGTGGAGAGCACGCCGGTGTTGGAGCAGCTCCACGTGCCGCAGAAAGCTGTCGGGAGGATCATCG GCCACGGCGGTGAGACGGTGCGCAGCATCTGCCGCAGCTCCGGAGCCCAggtgcagtgccagcaccaggCCGAGGCCATGCTGGCTCCGACACGGCTCATCCAGATCTCGGGGACGCAGCAGGAGGTGGATGCAGCCAAG aaactCATCATGGAGAAGCTGGTGGAGGACACAGTGTTCCGCCAGGAGCTGGCTCAGACCATGGTGCTGCGGAGCCACCGCAAGGAGCTCCTGGGCAGCCGTAGGGAAGcgttgctgcagcccagcagggaaCACGGTGCTGGGAATGGGGGCTCTCTGCCAGGGGGGGCAGccatggagctgctgtgggatAAGAGTGAGGCAGCGGAAAAGCTGGCAGCGGTGCCAAAATTTGAAG TCCCCAGTCCCGATTTTAGCTTCCACGCAGATGAGCACCTGGAGGTCTATGTCTCAGCCGCCGAAAACCCCAACCATTTCTGGATCCAGATCATTGGCGAGCGCAGCCTGCAGCTGGACAAGCTGATTTCTGAGATGACGCAGCACTACGAGGGCAGCAACTGCGTG gcagagctggcagccgTGCAGGCAGGGGACATCGTGGCTGCTCCGTATGCAGACAGCAGCAATTGGTACCGGGCCCAGGTGCTGGGCATGCTGGAGAACGGCAACTTGGACCTCTACTATGTGGATTTTGGGGACAATGGGGAGGTGCCCCGCGAGGCTCTGCGAGCGCTGCG GAGCGATTTCCTGAGCCTGCCGTTCCAGGCCATTGAGTGCAGCCTGGCTGGGATCGTGCCTGTGG GGGAGCAGTGGGATGAGGCAGCGCTGGATGCTTTTGAGCGCCTCACCTGCTGCGCCCAATGGAAGCCACTGGTGGCCAAAATCTCCAGCTACACCCAGGCCGGGCTGTGCACATGGCCACGCATCACACTGTTTGACGTCCGTCATGGCGAG AGCCTTGACATTGGGGCCGAGCTGGTGCGGCTGGGccatgctgccctgcagccccacgaggaggaggaggcaggggGTGGATTCCCACTGCCAGCGACAGAGGCTGCAGTGGAGACACCG CCCCGTATGCAGGAAGACATGGTGTGCACCTCCCTTGAGAGCCTCCTGTCTGAGCTGCCACCGAGCCCCAGCGCCACACCGCTGACCCTCTCCTGCATCAGCCTGCTGG TAGTGCCCAGCCTGGGGTCAGCCCCTTCCCCGGCCCCGTTCCCATCTGCTCTGGcggtgaggaggaggagggcagaaCCCCACAAG GCAGTGACCGGCAGCAGTGACAGCGCAGTGCCAGAGTGGAGCTCCCTGTGA